Proteins co-encoded in one Desulfitobacterium hafniense DCB-2 genomic window:
- a CDS encoding PadR family transcriptional regulator has product MLKGVLDGIVLEIISRGEIYGYEIARQLHAMGFKDLAEATVYALLLRLEKNKLVHITRKPSEMGPPRKFYTLNERGVEELAAYWARWDFLSERIHILRNNGGKSNELQ; this is encoded by the coding sequence GGGATCGTGCTGGAGATTATCAGCCGCGGTGAAATATACGGGTATGAGATTGCCAGACAACTGCATGCCATGGGTTTTAAAGACCTTGCGGAGGCAACCGTGTATGCGCTGCTTTTACGGCTGGAGAAAAACAAGCTGGTTCACATCACCAGGAAGCCCTCGGAAATGGGTCCCCCCCGAAAATTTTATACGCTCAACGAGCGGGGGGTTGAAGAACTGGCAGCCTATTGGGCAAGATGGGATTTCTTAAGTGAGCGTATTCATATTTTAAGAAATAATGGGGGCAAGAGTAATGAGCTTCAGTAA